AGAACCAAGGAGCTGTCCGGGTTTTATATACCGATGTTCTGTCACGTTGGGAAAACTTGATATGCCTCCCTCTGAATTTAGAACGTTCATTGAAACTGTTGCCTCTGAATATCATGGAGATACATATCATCTTATTTCCAAGAACTGTAATCATTTTACTGATGATGTCTCAAGCAGATTGACTGGGAAACGGATACCTGGATGGATTAATCGGCTCGCTCGGATGGGTAACAGTTTTATCCATTGAGCtctctttgatttcttcccAGCACACCATTGTTCACTTCCTTTGCATCCATCTTTGCATTGAATTGCTCTTGCCATTATGTTGATGCCATTGAAACCTATATACTGCTCCTTTTCTAAGAAAACTTGAATAGAAACTTTGTTTTTTGCATACTTTTCTGCTTGAATTGATTTTCCTTCCAAATATGTGAAAGAAAAGTGATGATGGTTTGTTCCTTAATTGTTCCATTCTCAGTCTTTACTATGATGCAAATAAAAGAACGAATGATGATAATTTACTGTTGTAACTTCACTCAAACAAGTTTGATGGGCATGGATGTCGCCTGTTTGACATCGAACTCGGTCTCTGCATGCATTTGCAAGCGTAAAAGTGAATTCTGCTAATTTCTTCTGGTGAAAACTTCAGGTGCTTTGTGCAGTTGTTTGCTACCTGAAAGTCTTCAAGTAACTACTGTCAAACAATTGCCCGAATACCACGAATACTCAGGTTTGTGGTCTTTTACTTggatgttttatttttcctccTTGGGTTGATCTAGAACCTTTGGTCTGATGCAATACGTATGTAGTTAAAAACTTGAATCCAACGAAGTATGCTGTTATAAGCATTACCAtttggggtttgtttcctCCAGAGGAAGAATGTACCACCGGGTCTCCGTCGCTCGACACTCGACTGGTCTCGGCAGAAATTGTGGAAGATGAAGATAAGCGGCTGCTGACAATATCAACTGGAATCACAGATGTTGCTTTCGTCCCAGAATCTCACAAGTGAAAGAGAGCAGAGAGGCAGGTGTCTTGTATTGCTTGCAAATCGCATCTCCCATGCCCGCGCCTAATGATCTTGTCTCCATTGCAAAAGTAAGAACTGTTTGGCTTCTTTGTATTAAATGTTTGGGAGTAGAATTGTTTTTATTCCGTAGATAGTGTTACTTCAGCTTTAATTGGCCCAAAGAGACATCGAGATCACTTTGAATGCTGTTTTGCTTCCATATCCTTTGAAATGATCACAGTATTGCCTCGATTTGCAGAACAACTCTCAGTTTCAATGTTATATTATGAGTTAAGTTACATATTTGATCTCTGATACATTCTTAATAAATGTGGCATAAGAAATAACATTGAGCTTTTTCTATGTCTATTAAATATCATCATAAAAAAACATCAGATATGGCAGAAAAATCAAGTTGAAAATGCAATGATTGTTAGAATGTTAAGAAGttcctaaatatttttagagcTCAAACATCATATACATACAAATTAAAGTTCATATATTATGATCCCAAGGTTGGTTAGTAAAATAATTCATGTAATAGTTTAAGTCTaccctagtagatattgtctgttttgactcataagtaatatttaaaatgagaaaacttTTCACACCTTTGCAAGGaaagtttcattctcctctccaatcgatatagggtctcacaatccacccccttaggagccagcgtccttgctgataaggagccagcgtccttgctgataCGCcactcgatgtctggctctaataccatttgtaacaccaaaagtagatattgtccatcaccattagcctcatgatttaaaacgcatttgttagataaaagttttcacacccttgtaagaaatgtttcattctcctctccaattgatgtaggatctcacaattctccTTTATAATCTAGTGCGATAAAAAGCTTATAACTTCAAGATAAACATAGTATCATACGGATTATCAAAAGGAATTTTCTCATTCATATAATAATGTGAGGAAAGTTCAATATAATCAGATTCATCGTTCATCTCACAATAGTTAAGGTACACAAATTTGAGACAAAACTGTCTGATGGAATATGAAAGTAAGAACATGAAGCAAAACAAGCAGGAAAATGATATATAGTGAACACTCAAGTGTGGGATAAAGTAATCCAACTTCCATGGGTCAGGGTATCTCTGCAGGTTCCAATCTTGGTGTAAAAACCATATCAAATATAGGTTCAAAaggaatataatatatatatatatatatcacacCAAATCTGTTCCCAGTAAACTGTAGGGCAAAGAATTTGTCTAAACATCATAAGTAAAGATGGTGCAATTTGAAGGGCTTTCCCTTCCTCCTCCCTCTATAGCCCCAACTTTGAAGTTAACCAGGCGCAAACCTCATCCATCTCTTCAGGAACTGTGTAGTGCCCAAGTCTGTAAACAAAACACGACTCGATATCAAACAACACGTTACTTAGTTTCTTGATTTTAACACACACACAAAGTCACATACGTGTTGTAGGATTTAAACGTAACGTCTTGAAATCCACATG
This sequence is a window from Cucurbita pepo subsp. pepo cultivar mu-cu-16 chromosome LG04, ASM280686v2, whole genome shotgun sequence. Protein-coding genes within it:
- the LOC111793062 gene encoding deSI-like protein At4g17486 isoform X2, yielding MGAESTSETTPVSGDWNEKYETQVVLNVYDLTPANNYSYWFGFGIFHSGIEVHGKEYGFGAHDFPASGVFEVEPRSCPGFIYRCSVTLGKLDMPPSEFRTFIETVASEYHGDTYHLISKNCNHFTDDVSSRLTGKRIPGWINRLARMGALCSCLLPESLQVTTVKQLPEYHEYSEEECTTGSPSLDTRLVSAEIVEDEDKRLLTISTGITDVAFVPESHK
- the LOC111793062 gene encoding deSI-like protein At4g17486 isoform X1 — its product is MGAESTSETTPVSGDWNEKYETQVVLNVYDLTPANNYSYWFGFGIFHSGIEVHGKEYGFGAHDFPASGVFEVEPRSCPGFIYRCSVTLGKLDMPPSEFRTFIETVASEYHGDTYHLISKNCNHFTDDVSSRLTGKRIPGWINRLARMGALCSCLLPESLQVTTVKQLPEYHEYSVKNLNPTKYAVISITIWGLFPPEEECTTGSPSLDTRLVSAEIVEDEDKRLLTISTGITDVAFVPESHK